The genomic window TGAACCAAGAAGAGGATCCCCATTTTGAATAAATTATGTAAAGAAGAGCACACAGATCGCTTTATATCATTACGGCATCTCCTCATCACAATGCTACAATCATCCACTACTGAGAGTTCAAACGTAGCCCTATCTCATGATAAAATAATTGCATATAAACAGTTGTATAATTGAACACACAAGCAGTAACCACAATTTATTCAACAATGTCGGCAGTAGCATAACAGGTCCCAAACTAAAGAAGCAACCGCACTAAACACCATCATCCTCGGAATGCAACAATACCCTCTACCAGTGAAAATTAACAGCTGCAAATAAAAAGATGACCCACAAGACACAGAGAGACAAAACACAGACACACTAGGATATAGAAGAAAAATAACGCCAAGGACGTCTCAATAAACTGACGGCGTCGTGCAAGCTCTGACTCGATCGAGAAAGTGAAGTTGGAAGGGGGGGGGTGTGATTCGTTTATTTATTTAGGAGGACTGGGCCTGCTCGATGCGGTGCTGGGCGGACTCCTTGATGTCGCGGGCCTTGGAGGCAAGCCGGGCACGTGCCTGCTCCAGCTGCTCGAACCCCGGCGGGCGCCTGCCGGTGAGGTACTTGTACATCCAGGAGAGCACCGATAGCGCCGCCACCCCCAACCCGCCGGAGGTGACGAAGCCGGCCACCAGCAGGAACACGGCGATGGCCGCTGGCACCAGCACCGGGCCGAAGATGACCAGCAGCGGCGTCACCGCCGTCAGCCCGATCACCGTGCCAGTCAGCGTGAGCCCCGAGAGAAGCAGCAGCGATCCCCCGATGGTGGCCGCCATCGCTCCCCTCACAACTGCGTGCGACGTCGGCTGGCGCTCCTTCTGCTGCTGCTCCGCCATCTGCTCGACCTTGTTTCTTCTCGACCTGCTCCTCACTAATGCTGTGCCGTGCTAACTCCTCTCTTattatcttctctctcttctccgagGGAGGGAAAGATGGGGCTGGGGTGAGGAGGTGGGCTCTTAAAGATACAGGGAGAAGGGGTGGAGACTGGGCTGGGACGCGTGGAGAGGCACGTGCCGAGGGTTTTCTCGTGCGGGGCGGCTTGCATGAGGGTGAAGTGGGTGGAGAGGTGACGCGTGTGGGCTTGGTTTGGCAGCTGTAGGCGACACTAGCGAGGTGGGCGAGGAGATCGAGAGGTTTCCATTGGATTCTGGTGGCGGGCTGAACCACGGGCGAGTCGACTCGGTGAGTGAATCAACGCATTGGACGATCCGCTTCATTGAGTCTCAGCTTTGAAGCGTTAAGCGGGTGCACGAAAGAATGATTAGCCGTCTTTTGCGGCATCCACCGTTGATTGAACAATGGCTGCTTAGACATCTGTGCAGACGGATGGAAGAGGATGATCGTGGTGCTTTACAAACTGTGCAATATACGGTCCAATGGTTGATATCGTgaaagatcaatcattctctcACATAAAAGATACAGGCCGAACACATCATCCCACGGATTCGGATTGTATCTTTCCGGCGAAAGAATGATCGAgtactttttcaaaataatatataaaaaaattatttatataaataatataaattttaatttatttatcgatttaatataaaaataataaaacatcattttgaatgacgttttatcgTCCACGTCACTCACCCCTATCTTTCACATAGAccacatgaaaaaaataaaaaataaaaacgccATTCgatatggcgtttttaaaaacgtcattccaATTAgcatttttaaaaacatcatattACTTGATAtgtttatattttttcaaaaaaaaataaaaaactaatcaaaaaataaaattttaaattttaaattttttaaaaaataaaaaattataattttgataaaaataaaaattaattttttatttcaaattatctttttaaaaaatatataaaaaattattgtaaaaaaaattaaaaatatcataaaaaaattaaaaagaaataaaaattataagtcaaaattttaagaaaataaaaattttaatttcaattcaaataaaaatcatcatttcaaattacaatctctttttcaaattaatttttttaaaaaaatatcataaaaaaattaaaaaaaatgaaaaaaaaataaaaatatcaatttttaatgtattttaaaaaataaaatttcaaattttaattaaaataaaaaaataattttaaattattttcttcattcaaaattaatttttttaaaaatatctaaaaaaatcttaaaaaattttaaaaataaagaataccataaaaaaataaaaaaaatgagaaaaaaataaaaattataattttgaatataaagaaataaaaattttaattttaattcaaataaaaatcatcattttaaattactttctccatttcaaattaattttaaaaaaatatgtaaaaaaataaaaaattaaaaaaaatagcataaaaaaataaaatattttaaaaaataaaaaattaaaaaatataatttttaatttaaaaaaataaaatttttaattttatttgaaataaaaaatatcatttcaaattacttttttcatttcaaattattttttttttaaatatttcaaacaaagaagtaaaaaatgagaaaaaaataagaaaatatcctTCACTTAAAATAACTTTAGCATAActttacgttataatttctatagcccttttagcataacttttttccTCCTAATGTTTtgagacacattcgagtatgtgtatccatatccacaaagtataatatccgatcacttgaaattaaataatataaaataaaattaatatttaataatattaaataaaataaaaatgtcaAACATACAAAAAATAGAACAATAAATGttacaaaaatactaagtacaaatctaaaaaagattaagtcccacaaggacgtcgtggtgcccgtggttgtttgaaccttctcaggaaggtcctcactggctgctcctgctcctgctttGATGGCTCCTCCCTTATATCAAtggaggaggtctgctggtcatgcttctcagaaataactgatgctgtcggatcatctacgaacTGAACGACCCACTCAATACTCTCATCTAGATatacggatgggcctgaaaagaaagtatcatactcatatggccaactggtacccggtgatgtcatctggagaatgtaggaagaagaaggcactgccatctgtggatcaaaaggcggtggcatctgtgcagcatctaataatgacatctgcggaatatgcggtgatggcatatgtgaaacatatagtgacggcgtatatctcatatctggcgtatcaactgctccataccaagacgcacaactatatggatcaacatcaatcatcaccaatattttagaacttattctctctatctcatgcagtatccgaatccgttcgtcctcatcagtcgtagataaagcacaacgagcatccaacacaagatccgacatagaatcagtttacaaaataaaaataaaacagtcaatatactataaaatataaaataaaaatataacacaaataatataaattaatttttatagttttactaaaagacgcacagcagaactctcgccctcgtatccgaaAACTGCATACCGAGACTGTCTAATAACTCGCACTGTAATACTAAAAGACCAAACCATGTAGTTATCGGTATATGAATGgtctctcaaaatgggatcaccatgaacaatgtgatctcgacgtgcattccAAATGTCGATATacgctgcatgtctgatacgctagtcaatacgagctctacctcgtcgatcaatacgatgaagtccctgactggtatcaaactgctctgggatgtcctgaatctgaccaaactgccacaGGACATgatcggaaagatgccactctacacatcaaaataaataagtggcatcctagcagtccatatgtcatgtccaactgtacacatctgcggcaatatagccaatatctcatctgtatatggctcccacaaaaattgatagagttaaaataaaaaaaattagtaagctaaaattttaatagattatgacaactgtaaaatgatatttgtaaaaaatttgaaatttatccgtctatatgtatcaactaatgtatccaactggcacctataaacccgtgccactctcgtcgatacatgatgaatgttgaatgcaacgttccatctgtttcacaatctactcatattaaataaattttatcgaatttaaaataaaaaatttttaataataaaaataatatttttatacctatatcccgatggtccgtctagtctgaatggaacatcaggatcatgctgctctgatggcatctcgagcaactggcgtcgtaatggactgatagtcggcatacgctcccatacccaaatctgtaaattttaaaaaaatcatacatgatatactcaatgtgaaatatgaatattaaaaataaaaatttataatttacatacctataataatataagataaccaccaatcttgCTTTGATCAGTATAAGAACcctgacacatagctctgtataagcaagctagtactgcactgctccAACTGAGtttacgagcgaagtctaaatcttcaaataatggcaaaaacatcaacttcatcttattcaatgaagtatcgggtaacaggacaccacctaacaatcgcagcacctgatccctaacatactgctgcaccatctcctctggtgcattatcagcaatatgaaaatatcgataacgatcatccaaacactcaatcctaagtcgtgaatgatcgaaaaaatatgcgtcgggcttaaaccctagcaatcgcaagcacaaagcctgccactccggaatggtaagcgtgggatcaactccgataactagatcgccatcaactggtagtccagtaaaaatactgacatcctgtaaagtgatggtcgcctcaccaaatggaagatgaaatatgtgtgtctctggacgccatctctcaagcaaagcagtaataagaccaatgtccatctgtatacgaccgatccgatatactctacagaatccaagatatcataaataatccagcactctatgtgggatgtcctctgtcctccagaagtcagcatcggatcgtcgtagacgaaggtaTCTAGGCtcctgtaataaaatataataattagataatgtatatgactttaaaaaaaaataaatagtaaataggatttgAATGCCTACGccaccatctaaaatagtctgtgatcaatggtgctcctgcaatgtaagaatactgttaTCTCGAGGATCGAAATAccgtggatcgtaagccataatacgctaatgaatctaaaataatgatattatcacaagtgtattaaaaaataagaaatatgatatgatagccattcattttatgagaaatatattttaaacacaatattgtcacacaatacaacttaaacatgaaattcagttcatctcacagaaatacataaaacaatgacgaaaatacatcttcggagcctttaatttcttccactgcttgaagttgaagtgtgttgaagtatcctaggacagcggcgACAGTTATGaccctgttccttacaaatgccacagtgattcttacttcttatttgcctatcatccatctcatttcgtagcctttggtctacctttctgcttgggtctcaaacgatgatgatcaggaatacatttgaacgtacgtgtatgcatccaaaaGAAGGGGACCGTCGGGGTCCGCcgcgggggccaccgccggcgaccaaggaaaaagagggagagagagaggaagagggagaggagggggccggccaagggaaggggagggccgagacccgccgccggggcgcgTGGCCCGTCACCGACCCTCTgatgccggcggccaaggaaaaagagggagagagagaggaagagagagagaggaagagggagaggaggggccagccaagggaaggggaccgttGGAGCTCGCCGTGGGGGgtcaccgccggccgtctgtcgccgacggccaaggaaaaaaagggagagagagaggaagagagagagagaggaagagggagaggagggggccggccaagggaaggggagggccggggcccaccgtcggggcaCGCGACCCACCGTCGGGGTGCACGGCCCGCCGCCGACCCTCTGACGCCGGCGGCCaacaaaaaagagggagagagagagaggaagagggagagaagagggagagagagaggaagagaaaagagagaggagatagCTCACCGCTGTTGGGAGCTCGCCGCCGTGCTGCCGGAGAGGAGAAAATACCATAGATtgtcggagaagagggagaagagggagaaggaaaaaaagggagaagagggagaaaacgccattccctttgacgttttctccttttttttctctctctttttcttttttttaatggttttttaatttttttaatttttttagttatttttatgtgattttttaataaataaaattaattaaaaatagagatagtaatttgaatgataattttttatttgaattaaagttaatttttttttaatttataattataatttttatttttttaccattttttcccttttattcacttcttttatggcattttttttggaattcaaattaaaatttttataatttcaaattataattttaattttctcccatttttatctttttggcattttttaggtattttttttctttatttagaatatttttaaaaaaattaaatttaaattaatttagttatttgaaatgatgttttttatttgaattataattagaatttttatttcttaaaatttaaaattataaattttatttttgaattagaattacaat from Elaeis guineensis isolate ETL-2024a chromosome 4, EG11, whole genome shotgun sequence includes these protein-coding regions:
- the LOC105043739 gene encoding oleosin 16 kDa, yielding MAEQQQKERQPTSHAVVRGAMAATIGGSLLLLSGLTLTGTVIGLTAVTPLLVIFGPVLVPAAIAVFLLVAGFVTSGGLGVAALSVLSWMYKYLTGRRPPGFEQLEQARARLASKARDIKESAQHRIEQAQSS